A stretch of the Mycobacteroides immunogenum genome encodes the following:
- a CDS encoding gamma-aminobutyraldehyde dehydrogenase yields MPDSVLQNYIDGQFVDALSLKSSEPIDLINPVDESVVGRSPVSNADDVNAAVAAAERAFQTWGRSTPSIRQQALLKLADAIEEHSDEIVAAQCRNTGQPKAIIAAEEVAVSADQIRFFAGAARIVEGKSAGEYMDGFTSYVRREPIGIVGQVTPWNYPFMMAIWKIGPALAAGNTIVLKPSDTTPESTLVLARLTKGILPDGVFNVVLGTAATGSELVSHPAIGLVSITGSVRAGIAVAASAAEQLKRSHLELGGKAPAVVFGDVDVDKAALGIAQAAFFNAGQDCTAATRVIVHESIHDDFVNALNSAAQTLRPGLPDDPDSFYGPMNNINHFTVVTKKLDNLPAHATVVTGGKRWGDKGYFIEPTIVTGVRQDDAIVQEETFGPILTVQPFSDADEAVRLANGVRYALASSVWTKDHATAEKFTRELDFGCVWVNCHIPLVAEMPHGGFKYSGYGKDLSAYSVEDYTRIKHVMSAHA; encoded by the coding sequence ATGCCAGATTCGGTACTCCAGAACTACATCGATGGCCAGTTCGTCGATGCTCTATCCCTGAAATCATCCGAGCCTATCGACCTGATCAATCCGGTCGATGAGTCGGTGGTGGGGCGCTCCCCGGTCTCCAATGCCGACGATGTGAACGCCGCCGTCGCCGCCGCGGAGCGGGCCTTTCAGACTTGGGGCAGATCCACCCCGAGCATCCGTCAGCAGGCACTGCTCAAACTCGCCGATGCCATCGAAGAGCATTCGGACGAGATCGTCGCTGCCCAATGCCGTAACACCGGTCAGCCCAAGGCGATCATCGCCGCCGAAGAGGTCGCCGTGAGCGCCGACCAAATCCGGTTCTTCGCCGGCGCCGCGCGCATCGTGGAAGGCAAATCGGCGGGCGAGTACATGGACGGGTTCACCTCCTACGTGCGACGCGAGCCCATCGGGATTGTCGGACAGGTAACCCCGTGGAACTACCCGTTCATGATGGCGATCTGGAAGATCGGGCCCGCGCTGGCGGCCGGAAACACCATTGTCCTCAAGCCCAGCGACACCACCCCGGAAAGCACTCTGGTGCTGGCGCGCCTGACGAAGGGCATCCTGCCCGATGGCGTCTTCAACGTGGTGCTGGGCACGGCGGCCACCGGTTCGGAATTGGTGAGTCACCCTGCTATCGGCCTGGTTTCGATCACCGGGTCGGTACGCGCCGGTATCGCCGTGGCTGCCTCCGCCGCCGAGCAACTCAAGCGCAGCCACCTCGAGCTCGGGGGCAAGGCCCCTGCCGTGGTGTTCGGCGATGTCGATGTCGACAAGGCCGCGCTGGGTATCGCGCAGGCCGCCTTCTTCAACGCCGGGCAGGACTGTACGGCTGCCACCCGCGTCATCGTGCATGAATCGATTCACGACGACTTCGTCAACGCCCTCAACTCGGCGGCACAGACGCTGCGGCCCGGCCTACCCGATGATCCCGACAGCTTCTACGGGCCCATGAACAACATCAACCACTTCACCGTGGTGACCAAGAAACTGGACAACCTGCCCGCACATGCCACGGTGGTGACCGGCGGAAAGCGCTGGGGCGACAAGGGGTACTTCATCGAACCCACCATCGTCACCGGCGTGCGGCAAGATGACGCGATAGTGCAGGAAGAGACGTTCGGCCCCATCCTGACGGTCCAACCCTTCTCGGACGCCGACGAAGCCGTTCGGCTGGCCAACGGCGTGCGCTACGCCCTTGCCTCCAGCGTCTGGACCAAGGACCATGCCACAGCTGAAAAATTCACTCGCGAGCTGGATTTCGGGTGCGTGTGGGTCAACTGTCACATCCCGTTGGTCGCCGAGATGCCACACGGCGGGTTCAAATACTCCGGGTACGGCAAGGATCTGTCGGCCTACAGCGTCGAGGACTACACCCGCATCAAGCACGTGATGAGTGCGCACGCGTGA
- a CDS encoding primary-amine oxidase has protein sequence MSDTFHPLDPLTAQEFTTVAEILAQTHNVGKNWRYTSIELIEPAKAEIAAFDANGTRPDRRALATCLDTLANATYKAVISLDSGTVLSWDHIPGVQPNFTVDEWEEADAVLRSHPDVIAALAKRGITDMDLVFMDTWTYGEAVMPEKYQGRRLGWSDTWVRAAAGANPYAGPVNGFHCIIDMNSMELLDIEDTFTVERPEMMGEYVPRHVPERLRRQSTRESLQPLHITQPDGTSFTIEGNKLQWQNWSLRVGFNYREGMTLHAVTYNDNGRVRSVANRMSFAEMMVPYRDHCEDHYRRTAFDIGEWGIGFMTTSLELGCDCLGEIRYLDAVLHNSKGEPYTIKNAICIHEEDNAVLWKHVDHDHGAEVRRMRRLTVSFHVTVANYEYLTYWRFYQDGNIECEVRATGIMVVSNFEEGAAHPHGTLVDNRTYAPYHQHFLVARLDLDVDGTENTVYATETEIEPVGPRNPYGLSLRQRNTPLRTESEGKQDFCWETQRAWKVVNDNTRNGIGTAPAYKLVPGAAIPAMFDPSSPVLARCRAIEHTLWVTPNSPEERWPAGEFVTQSKEDHGLPAWTERNRSIENTDVVLWYVFGIHHITRPEDWPIMPVDTVNFWLKPVGFFDRNPSLDVAPTPPKSCHTSGHQED, from the coding sequence ATGAGTGACACGTTCCATCCTCTGGATCCCCTGACCGCGCAGGAATTCACCACCGTCGCCGAGATTCTGGCGCAGACACACAACGTCGGGAAGAACTGGCGATACACCTCCATCGAACTCATCGAGCCCGCCAAGGCCGAGATCGCCGCCTTCGACGCCAACGGCACCCGGCCCGATCGCCGCGCGCTGGCGACCTGCCTGGACACCCTCGCGAACGCCACCTACAAGGCCGTCATCTCGCTGGACTCCGGCACGGTGCTGTCCTGGGATCACATTCCCGGCGTGCAGCCCAACTTCACCGTCGATGAGTGGGAAGAGGCCGACGCGGTCCTGCGCAGCCACCCCGACGTGATCGCCGCCCTGGCCAAACGTGGCATCACCGATATGGACCTGGTGTTCATGGACACTTGGACCTACGGCGAGGCCGTCATGCCCGAGAAATACCAGGGCAGACGCCTCGGCTGGTCGGATACCTGGGTGCGTGCCGCCGCGGGCGCCAATCCGTACGCGGGTCCTGTCAACGGGTTTCACTGCATCATCGACATGAACAGCATGGAGCTGTTGGACATCGAGGACACGTTCACCGTCGAGCGACCGGAGATGATGGGCGAATACGTGCCACGCCACGTCCCGGAGCGACTGCGCCGGCAGAGCACCCGCGAGTCCCTGCAGCCATTGCACATAACCCAGCCCGATGGGACGTCCTTCACCATCGAGGGCAACAAGCTCCAGTGGCAGAACTGGTCACTACGAGTCGGCTTCAACTACCGCGAGGGCATGACCCTGCACGCGGTGACCTACAACGACAACGGCCGGGTACGGTCCGTCGCCAACCGGATGTCCTTCGCCGAGATGATGGTGCCCTACCGAGATCACTGCGAAGATCACTACCGCAGAACAGCTTTCGATATCGGCGAGTGGGGCATCGGGTTCATGACCACCTCTCTGGAGCTGGGCTGCGACTGCCTCGGTGAGATCCGGTACCTGGACGCCGTGCTGCACAACAGCAAGGGCGAGCCATACACCATCAAGAACGCGATCTGCATCCACGAAGAGGACAACGCCGTCCTGTGGAAGCACGTCGACCACGACCACGGCGCGGAGGTGCGCCGGATGCGGCGGCTCACCGTGTCGTTCCACGTCACCGTCGCCAACTACGAATACCTCACCTACTGGCGGTTCTACCAAGACGGAAACATCGAGTGCGAGGTTCGCGCCACGGGAATCATGGTGGTGAGCAATTTCGAGGAGGGCGCCGCGCATCCGCACGGAACCCTCGTCGACAACCGCACCTATGCGCCGTACCACCAGCATTTCCTGGTCGCGAGGCTGGACCTGGACGTCGACGGCACCGAGAACACGGTCTACGCCACCGAAACCGAGATCGAGCCGGTCGGACCCCGTAACCCCTACGGGCTCTCCCTGCGGCAACGCAACACCCCGCTGCGCACCGAATCGGAAGGCAAACAAGACTTCTGCTGGGAGACTCAGCGCGCCTGGAAGGTCGTCAACGACAACACCCGCAACGGCATTGGCACGGCGCCGGCCTACAAGCTGGTGCCTGGCGCGGCCATCCCAGCCATGTTCGACCCGTCCTCACCGGTGCTGGCGCGCTGCCGCGCCATCGAACACACTCTCTGGGTTACCCCCAACTCGCCCGAAGAACGCTGGCCCGCAGGAGAATTCGTCACGCAAAGCAAGGAAGACCACGGGCTGCCGGCCTGGACCGAACGCAACCGGTCGATCGAGAACACCGATGTGGTGCTGTGGTACGTGTTCGGTATCCATCACATCACCCGGCCCGAAGACTGGCCGATCATGCCCGTCGACACGGTGAACTTCTGGCTCAAGCCGGTCGGATTCTTCGACCGGAACCCCTCTCTTGACGTAGCACCCACCCCGCCGAAGAGCTGTCACACGTCCGGACACCAGGAGGACTAG
- a CDS encoding universal stress protein, translating to MNTAATRIAVAYLATPGGDDALAVGAQIARSLGAHLDLCMVLPLDRPILAPLPQQERQDILSQNATHWLKHAEATIPDDLSVQTHISFHESIAEGLIAQCEAVGAAAIVVGGSGGGLVGSLSLGSVVNELVHSSPIPLVISPRGARYQKNLRIREVTCAMGTRPGARVLLDAALRICKRADTPLRLVSLVSIDPIPGGDDDQSARERATIHAQQSLETAKLVLPPDFPVTSMVAEGPTVEAAVNKLDWREGDIIMVGSSRLAQPRRLFLGSTAAKMLRVLQVPMVVIPKEEGGDSD from the coding sequence GTGAACACCGCCGCCACGAGGATTGCTGTTGCATATCTGGCCACCCCGGGCGGCGATGACGCGCTAGCCGTCGGCGCACAGATCGCGCGCTCGTTGGGCGCGCATCTGGATCTGTGCATGGTGCTGCCCCTGGACCGCCCGATCCTGGCTCCCCTACCCCAGCAGGAACGTCAGGACATCTTGTCCCAAAACGCCACGCATTGGCTCAAACATGCCGAGGCGACCATCCCCGACGACCTGTCGGTACAGACGCATATCAGCTTCCACGAATCGATAGCGGAGGGGCTCATCGCGCAATGCGAGGCCGTGGGCGCCGCGGCCATCGTGGTGGGCGGCTCCGGGGGTGGACTGGTGGGCAGCCTGTCACTGGGATCGGTAGTCAACGAACTCGTGCATTCCTCGCCGATTCCGCTGGTCATCTCACCGCGCGGCGCGCGTTACCAGAAAAACCTGCGCATCCGTGAGGTCACCTGCGCCATGGGCACCCGGCCCGGCGCGCGGGTGCTGCTGGACGCCGCACTGCGGATCTGCAAGCGCGCGGACACCCCGCTGCGGCTGGTGTCCCTGGTCTCCATCGATCCGATTCCCGGCGGAGACGACGACCAGTCGGCGCGTGAGCGGGCCACCATCCACGCGCAGCAATCCCTCGAAACCGCCAAATTGGTTCTTCCACCGGACTTCCCGGTTACCTCAATGGTCGCCGAGGGACCCACCGTGGAAGCGGCGGTGAACAAACTGGACTGGCGCGAGGGCGACATCATCATGGTGGGTTCCAGCCGTCTCGCGCAGCCGCGACGACTCTTCCTCGGGTCGACGGCAGCCAAGATGCTCCGGGTGCTGCAGGTTCCCATGGTCGTCATCCCGAAGGAAGAAGGGGGCGATAGTGACTGA